Genomic DNA from Haloplanus sp. HW8-1:
CCGTGTTCGTGGGAGTCGCCAGCCCACTCCTCGGGTGGCGTCGTGTTGGTCCGCCACATCTCGTCCCCGCTCTCGGGGTCGAGGGCCGCGACGAACCCGGTGACGCCGTACTCGCCGCCGGCGGACCCCGTGATGACCTGTTCGTCGTAGACGACGGGCGCCCACGTGGCGGAGTAGCCGATCTCGTGGTCGCCGGTCGAGGTGTACCACGCCTCCTCCCCGGTGTAGCGGTCGAGCGCCACGACGCCGGAGTCGAGCGTCGTCATGTAGACCTTGTCGCCGTAGACGGCGAACCCACGGTTGTTCGCGTCACAGCAGAGCAGGAGGCCCTGCGGGTTCGCGTACGTGTAACTCCAGAGGGTCTCGCCGGTTCTGGCGTTGATGGCCTTCGCGTGGTTCGGCCCGTTGGTCTGGTACATGACCGGCGGATCGCCCGGAACGACGATCGGAACCCCCTCCATGCTGGAGGCGACGCCGCTCTGTACCATATACTCCATCTCGAGGTCGTCGACGTTGTCCGGCGTGATGACGTCGGCCGACGTGTAGCGCTGTTGCTGGTAGTTCCCCCCGTACATCAGCCAGCTCGTCGGATCGTCGACCGCCGAGCTGTCGAGCATCTCCTGGGTGACGTCTTTCTGGGGGATCTGCTCGACGTTGAACTGGTGGGTGATCGACTCGTCGGGTAGGTTCGTCAGCGTGTACCCGTCTTCGACCGCCACCATCTCGATGTTCTGTGCCGCCTGTGCCGCCTTGTCTACTTCGTGAGTGCTAGCCATGCGTTACGCACCTCCCGTGCGCGGGGCGCGCATTTCGTCCGTGATGCGCATCACGTCGTTCGTCAGGTCCTCCTGTCCGACGACCATCATCGCCGCGCCGGCGGACAGCGCAGCGGTGAGCTGTGCGTCGCCGAGTTCCCGAGCGCCGGCGAGGTCCTCGGCGGCGTTGGCCAACAGATGTAGTCCGGCGTACATCTGCTTGAGGTCCCCGTAGTTGTTGTCGAGGATGGTCTCCGTCAGGAGCACCTCGTTCTGCCAGAGATACGTATCCAGATAGTCCGTCCACAGCAGGACGCCGGCCGCCGCTCGCTGGTGGAGCGGGGCGACGTTCGCCGGATCGAACCCCTCGACGCCGGCCGGAATGTCCTTCGTCGGCACCCACATGGCCAGTCGTTCCTTGTTGTTGACGACGTTGACCATCGTCGACGTCAGTTCCGCTTCGGTGTACCCGATTTCGAGGAGCGCCGACGCGAGCGGTGCCGTGTTGATGAGTTCGCGTGCCGTGGCACCGATATGCTCGGGTGTGAACGCCGGCAGGTTCTCTTCGACGCTCTCGAAGAAGCCGACCTCGACGAGATGCTCGTGGATCGCCCAGCCGGGTTCGGCGAGCTCCTGATACGCCGTACTGTCCTCGGCCGGGACGCCCATCGCACGGAGTTCGTCCAGTTGTGCGATCTGTTCTTCGAGGCCTGCGAGTTCACTGCTCAGGAGACCCGCGTCCAGCTCTCCGGTCAGGTCGTCGCTGATGGCCTCGCCCATCGCGGCGAGTTCCCCCGCCGTCTCCCCTTCTACTTCTCCCCTGAGTTCGCTCAGGGTGAACTCACTACCTGCTGCCACTGCGCCGGTCAACCCGACGACCTTGAGGAACTGACGCCGGTCCTCTCGGTCGATCTGGGGCATTCCGTTTACATGTTGCGACATGCCATACCACTCCGTACATAGGGTAGGAGTTGTCTATATTTAACTTTGTGATATATTTCATTATTTAGAAGGTAAATTAAACAATATTAATAATTATTTTTAATGAGAGATGCCACGGCCGCGGGGGTGAGGCCATCTATCCGTCGTTACCGAATTTGTTCGGGTTATCGAACGGTAAGGTGGCCGATCATGTCGTTGTTCACGTGCAAGATGCAGACGTACGTGTAGTCACCCGTGGTGTCGAACGTGTGCGTGTACGTTGCCCCCTGCGGGTTGATCCCCTGGGGGTTCCCCTCTGGATGGCTGCCGAACGGTTCCGCTCCTTCGGGGAGCGAGACGTCCGAGTGGTGTGACGGATGAGCACAGATGTTGTGGCCTCCCGATTTGAACTCCCATCTGACCGTATCACCCGCAGATATACGAACCCGTTCCGGGACGTAGTCGAAGTAACTCCCATCCGGACCGACTTCGATAACGGCGTCCGCCTCCTCTGTGGGAGTCGACGTGGGGGTCGTCGTCGCCGTGGCTGTCGCCGTCGGCTCCGGCGTGTCGGTCGCCGTCGCCTCCCCACCGTCGCCGCCGTCACCGCCACCGCTACCGCCGGAACAGCCGGCGAATCCGGCGAGAACGGCACTACTGAAGGTGGCTGCGAACTTCCGTCGCGACAGGAACTCCTTTGGCTGTTTTGAGACCATCGAATCGAAGTTCGGTTTGCATCTAATAAACCTGATGAAGTCCCGGCAGTCACTCCCACACACGACCGACCGTGTTCGCGACGTCACCCGTTCGCCTGCAGTTTATATATGGCGCGGGACCAAGTGGCCACCGTGCGAGTTCGAGAGTTTCCGGTCCTCGGCGACGAGGACGAACGGGCGGTCGAGACGTTCGCCGTGGGGCTCGACCGCGAGGCCGCGCGCGTACTCGCCTACCTAGTCGGTCGCGAGGACTCCGACCGCTTCTCCGGGGAGGCCGCGTCGCGGTTGGCCGTCCGCGTCGGTGTCGACCTCGGTCGGGGTCGGGTCTCCGACGTGCTCGCGACGCTCACCGACCACGGCCTGGTCACCGAGACGACCGTCGAGAGCGAGGCACCGGGCCGCCCCCCCAAGGGGTGGCGGGCCGACGCCGGTCACGACCGAACGGCTTCCCGCGTACGCGCCCTCCACTCGGAGGCGTTGCTCGACCGGGCGGCGACGGTCGCTGCGACCCTCGACGACGACCTCGACGTGGACGCTGGGCCCCTC
This window encodes:
- a CDS encoding plastocyanin/azurin family copper-binding protein translates to MVSKQPKEFLSRRKFAATFSSAVLAGFAGCSGGSGGGDGGDGGEATATDTPEPTATATATTTPTSTPTEEADAVIEVGPDGSYFDYVPERVRISAGDTVRWEFKSGGHNICAHPSHHSDVSLPEGAEPFGSHPEGNPQGINPQGATYTHTFDTTGDYTYVCILHVNNDMIGHLTVR